The following proteins are encoded in a genomic region of Magnolia sinica isolate HGM2019 chromosome 1, MsV1, whole genome shotgun sequence:
- the LOC131241271 gene encoding disease resistance RPP13-like protein 4, whose amino-acid sequence MADAVVSVLLGKLVSLLVSEGRQLLEFNDQLEETKKELQYMQRYLEEANRMKRKDRNKILKMVMTDLRELVYDAEDVIADCQLQFQKKHQGRAANFMSYYSPSSLKTRHQLGKQLSEINKKIRGVKERMKSYLDTAPRQTDKDEDGGNMPLTYPILMDEAEIIGLEDESTKIGNWLLEADGPLTVIGIVGMGGIGKTTLTQKTCNNESVKNSFKHLSFVTVSQNFKFDKLLKKMLKKLKVEEESLRGKDIEELLERLKRELDDKYLVVLDDVWGTDERMWWESLKSALPKVTGSCVIVTTRNEEVAKSVGATERHIHRPQNLSDEDSWSLFSKVAFARNRGKCTNPNLEGLGKEIVARCRGLPLTIKVVGGMMMGKGDSIHEWQRISKHLREELEISKKDELVISKLELSYEELPTRLKPCFLCFAMFPEDHNESLIRMVDWWIGEGFIWGRNGKTAREIGEECFAELFNRFLILGMNDDFFESYFTHFKMHDMVRDMVIKIAREDNFFVSLDSESMPGSSVQPRHLRISRNTTVERIRNSSTKLRTLVGMRIESKEMIASVMQNSAK is encoded by the coding sequence AATGACCAGCTTGAAGAAACAAAGAAGGAGCTTCAGTACATGCAGAGATATCTCGAGGAAGCCAATCGGATGAAGAGGAAAGATAGGAACAAGATTCTCAAGATGGTAATGACCGACTTAAGAGAGTTGGTATatgatgctgaggatgtaatagcAGATTGCCAGCTTCAATTCCAGAAAAAGCACCAAGGACGTGCAGCCAATTTTATGAGTTATTACTCTCCGTCCAGTTTGAAAACCCGTCATCAATTGGGAAAACAGTTGagtgaaataaataaaaaaataagagggGTGAAGGAGAGGATGAAGTCCTACTTGGATACAGCTCCTCGCCAAACTGACAAAGATGAAGATGGTGGGAATATGCCGCTAACCTACCCAATCTTAATGGATGAAGCTGAAATAATAGGCTTAGAGGATGAGTCAACAAAGATTGGAAATTGGCTCTTAGAAGCAGATGGACCCTTAACGGTGATTGGAATAGTTGGAATGGGGGGAATTGGTAAAACGACACTCACTCAAAAGACTTGCAACAATGAGAGTGTGAAAAACTCTTTTAAGCACTTATCTTTTGTTACcgtttctcaaaattttaaattcgACAAATTGCTAAAGAAGATGCTAAAAAAATTAAAGGTAGAAGAAGAATCCCTAAGGGGAAAGGACATTGAGGAGCTATTGGAAAGGCTTAAGAGAGAGTTAGATGACAAGTACTTGGTAGTTTTGGATGATGTTTGGGGAACGGATGAAAGGATGTGGTGGGAGAGCTTGAAGTCCGCTTTGCCCAAAGTGACAGGTAGCTGTGTTATTGTTACAACAAGGAATGAGGAAGTGGCTAAATCAGTGGGTGCTACCGAGAGGCACATACATCGTCCACAAAATCTTTCAGATGAAGATAGTTGGTCTTTATTCAGCAAAGTAGCATTTGCAAGAAACAGAGGTAAGTGTACAAATCCAAACTTGGAGGGCTTGGGAAAGGAGATCGTTGCGAGGTGCAGGGGGCTTCCtttaacaatcaaggttgtggGTGGAATGATGATGGGGAAAGGTGATTCCATCCATGAATGGCAGCGAATATCAAAGCACCTAAGGGAGGAGTTGGAAATCAGTAAGAAAGATGAGCTTGTTATTTCGAAACTAGAGCTAAGCTATGAAGAACTCCCAACACGCTTAAAACCTTGCTTCTTGTGCTTTGCCATGTTTCCTGAAGATCATAATGAGTCACTTATCAGAATGGTTGATTGGTGGATTGGTGAGGGTTTTATTTGGGGAAGAAATGGGAAAACAGCACGTGAGATTGGAGAGGAATGCTTTGCAGAATTATTTAATCGATTTTTGATACTTGGAATGAATGATGATTTCTTTGAAAGTTACTTCACTCATTTCAAAATGCATGATATGGTTCGAGATATGGTTATAAAAATTGCAAGAGAAGATAACTTTTTTGTGAGTTTGGACAGTGAAAGTATGCCCGGGTCCAGTGTACAGCCTCGCCACCTGAGAATTTCGAGAAACACAACAGTGGAGAGAATCCGAAACAGTTCCACCAAGCTGCGGACGTTGGTTGGGATGCGCATTGAGAGCAAAGAGATGATTGCAAGTGTAATGCAAAACTCAGCGAAGTAA
- the LOC131241283 gene encoding receptor-like protein 4: MKGFFYLKCLLLVLLFCSLTEYSSSSSPQKKDPFAIRISCGARQNNRTIPTNTLWLKDFAYTGGRPGNASRTSYIVPPLNTLRYFPLSDGPENCYTINRIPNGHYSVRVFFALVAEPNIENEPLFDISLEGTQIYSLRSGWTTHDEQSFAEALVFVSDKSVSSCFHSTGHGDPSILSIEILQVDANAYNFGLQWGSGTILRTVKRLTCGVGKPAFDEDYNGNQWGGDRFWVPIQTFGQSSDRIRSTEKGIKGASVPPNFYPEKLYQSVILSTESQLDLSYSIEVDPKKNYSIWLHFAEIVNGITSEGQRVFDILINGDIAFKNVDIIRMTGEPYAALVLNKTVAVNGKTLMITLHPAKGHLAIINAIEVFEVIATEFKTSAEEVRALQSVKNALGLPLRLGWNGDPCVPQQHPWSGVDCQFNKNSGTWVIDGLGLDNQGLKGFLPTDISRLRHLLSINLSGNNIHGPIPSSIGTIAGLETLDLSYNLLNGSIPDSLGELTSLQRLDLNGNSLSGRVPAKLGGRPLHRASFNFTSNAGLCGIPGLPTCGPHLSTGSKVGIALGAFIALALIVICSICWWKRRQNILRAQKLAARDAPYAKARTHFVRDVQMTRPYIQDQARVAAEIGPRLLS, translated from the exons atgaaagggtTTTTCTATCTCAAATGCCTACTTCTGGTGTTGCTCTTCTGCTCTCTCACAGAatattcatcttcatcttctcctcAGAAGAAGG ATCCATTCGCCATTCGCATAAGCTGTGGGGCCCGTCAGAATAATCGTACCATCCCTACTAATACTCTCTGGCTCAAGGATTTTGCTTATACAGGGGGGAGACCTGGGAATGCATCAAGGACTAGTTACATTGTTCCTCCACTTAATACACTACGCTATTTTCCCCTCTCTGATGGCCCGGAGAATTGCTATACCATCAACCGCATACCCAATGGACACTACTCAGTCAGAGTCTTTTTTGCTTTGGTTGCAGAACCTAACATTGAGAATGAGCCACTATTTGATATTTCCTTGGAAGGAACTCAGATTTATTCTTTGAGATCTGGCTGGACCACTCATGATGAGCAATCCTTTGCAGAAGCCTTGGTATTTGTTTCAGACAAGTCTGTTTCTTCTTGCTTCCATAGCACTGGTCATGGTGATCCGTCCATACTCTCAATCGAAATCCTTCAAGTTGATGCAAATGCATACAATTTTGGCCTGCAGTGGGGTAGTGGAACTATCCTTCGAACAGTCAAAAGACTGACATGTGGTGTTGGGAAACCAGCGTTTGATGAAGATTACAATGGGAATCAATGGGGTGGGGATAGATTCTGGGTTCCAATCCAAACTTTTGGCCAAAGTTCTGATCGAATTAGATCCACTGAAAAAGGCATCAAGGGGGCCTCAGTTCCACCAAACTTCTACCCAGAAAAGCTTTACCAGTCTGTCATTCTTAGTACTGAGAGTCAGCTGGATTTGTCATATAGTATTGAGGTGGACCCCAAGAAAAACTACTCCATCTGGCTGCACTTTGCAGAGATTGTGAATGGAATTACCAGTGAAGGGCAAAGGGTGTTTGACATACTAATAAATGGTGATATAGCATTCAAAAATGTTGACATCATTCGTATGACTGGGGAACCTTATGCGGCTCTTGTGCTGAACAAAACAGTTGCTGTCAATGGGAAGACTCTAATGATAACATTGCACCCTGCAAAAGGCCATCTCGCTATCATCAATGCCATTGAGGTCTTCGAGGTTATTGCCACGGAGTTTAAAACTTCAGCAGAAGAAG TTAGGGCTTTGCAAAGTGTGAAGAATGCCTTGGGACTTCCTCTTCGTTTAGGGTGGAATGGGGATCCATGTGTTCCCCAACAACATCCGTGGAGCGGAGTGGACTGCCAATTTAACAAAAACAGTGGCACCTGGGTCATTGATGGGCT AGGTCTAGACAATCAAGGTTTGAAGGGTTTCTTGCCCACTGACATATCCAGGCTCCGTCATCTGCTGAGCAT AAACTTGAGTGGAAACAACATCCATGGACCAATTCCATCGTCAATTGGAACAATTGCTGGGTTGGAAACTTT AGACCTCTCATACAACCTTCTCAATGGTTCAATTCCTGATAGCCTTGGCGAATTAACATCATTACAGAGACT GGATCTTAATGGAAACTCTCTATCTGGAAGAGTCCCTGCGAAACTCGGAGGACGGCCTCTCCATAGAGCTAGCTTCAA TTTTACCAGCAATGCAGGCCTTTGTGGTATACCGGGGCTACctacatgtgggcctcacctctcCACTGGCTCTAAGGTTGGCATTGCGTTGGGAGCGTTTATAGCACTTGCACTCATTGTCATCTGTTCCATATGCTGGTGGAAAAGACGGCAGAATATTCTTCGAGCTCAGAAGCTTGCTG CAAGGGATGCTCCTTATGCAAAAGCGAGGACTCACTTCGTGCGTGACGTGCAAATGACCAGGCCCTACATTCAGGACCAAGCTCGAGTGGCTGCTGAGATCGGGCCCCGCTTACTCTCTTAG